In a genomic window of Microterricola viridarii:
- a CDS encoding carbohydrate ABC transporter permease, with protein sequence MINREMPAAKVVRIVFLGLWLVISLFPLYWILITSFKTPGAIFSYPLTYWPEVFSLENYISLFQKSSFGTYVFNSLLVATAAATVATFISMLSAYVLARFEFRSKGAVLMAFLVTQMIPAFIALGPLYLMMVQLKLVDNRFGLMLIYIAVCIPFSTIMLRGFFANIPDALEEAAMIDGCSRFGALFRVIIPVMKPGIIAAFIFNFVNCWNELFLSVTLMNKDENKTIPTALNGFISSFTIDWGSMSAAAVLTIVPTMILFAFASRYIVQGLTAGAVKG encoded by the coding sequence ATGATCAACCGGGAAATGCCGGCGGCGAAGGTCGTCAGAATCGTCTTCCTCGGGCTGTGGCTGGTCATCTCGCTGTTCCCGCTGTACTGGATCCTGATCACCTCGTTCAAGACCCCCGGCGCGATCTTCAGCTACCCGCTGACGTACTGGCCGGAGGTGTTCTCGCTCGAGAACTACATCTCGCTGTTCCAGAAGTCGAGCTTCGGCACCTACGTCTTCAACAGCCTGCTCGTGGCCACGGCGGCCGCAACGGTGGCGACGTTCATCTCGATGCTCTCCGCCTACGTGCTGGCCCGCTTCGAGTTCCGCAGCAAGGGCGCCGTGCTGATGGCGTTCCTCGTCACCCAGATGATCCCGGCGTTCATCGCGCTCGGGCCGCTCTACCTGATGATGGTGCAGCTGAAACTGGTGGACAACCGCTTCGGCCTGATGCTCATCTACATCGCGGTGTGCATCCCGTTCAGCACGATCATGCTGCGCGGATTCTTCGCGAACATCCCCGACGCGCTCGAGGAGGCGGCCATGATCGACGGCTGCTCGCGGTTCGGCGCGCTGTTCCGGGTCATCATCCCCGTGATGAAGCCCGGCATCATCGCCGCGTTCATCTTCAACTTCGTCAACTGCTGGAACGAGCTGTTCCTGTCTGTGACGTTGATGAACAAGGACGAGAACAAGACGATCCCGACCGCGCTGAACGGCTTCATCTCGAGCTTCACGATCGACTGGGGCTCGATGTCGGCCGCGGCCGTGCTCACGATCGTGCCGACGATGATCCTGTTCGCCTTCGCCAGCCGGTACATCGTGCAGGGCCTGACGGCCGGCGCCGTCAAGGGTTAG
- a CDS encoding carbohydrate ABC transporter permease, which translates to MSRHTTTATGRPFTRAGAPSVSPQKTTRRRSFSTRRGLVIAAFMLPAAVFVAVFTYYPMLAGSQMAFRNWNLNNLTNTDWVGLGNFQKIFADPNFYVILGNSVVWVVASIIPQFIIGFALALWLRRKFVFRGLYQALIFFPWAISGFLIGILFRWMFNGEFGVINDLLSKAGLIDAPIPWLAEPGTAMTAVIIANTWYGVTFFAIMILAALQSVPDDVYEAAALDGSGKIRTLFSITIPYISTTLALTVLLRVIWIFNFPDIIWAMTGGGPANQTHIITTWMIAITQRGDYGQASALGLIVVAILLVFSAFYLMAIREKKGARS; encoded by the coding sequence ATGTCTCGTCACACGACGACCGCGACAGGGCGCCCGTTCACACGGGCGGGCGCCCCCAGCGTGTCCCCACAGAAGACCACCCGCCGCCGCTCCTTCAGCACGCGGCGCGGCCTGGTCATCGCCGCGTTCATGCTGCCGGCGGCGGTGTTCGTTGCCGTGTTCACCTACTACCCGATGCTCGCCGGCTCGCAGATGGCGTTCCGCAACTGGAACCTGAACAATCTGACGAACACGGACTGGGTCGGCCTCGGCAACTTCCAGAAGATCTTCGCCGACCCCAACTTCTACGTGATCCTCGGCAACTCGGTGGTCTGGGTCGTGGCCTCGATCATCCCGCAGTTCATCATCGGATTCGCGCTCGCCCTCTGGCTGCGCCGCAAGTTCGTCTTCCGCGGCCTCTACCAGGCGCTCATCTTCTTCCCGTGGGCGATCTCCGGCTTCCTGATCGGCATCCTGTTCCGCTGGATGTTCAACGGCGAATTCGGCGTGATCAACGACCTGCTGAGCAAGGCCGGTCTCATCGACGCCCCCATCCCGTGGCTGGCGGAGCCGGGCACGGCCATGACGGCGGTGATCATCGCCAACACCTGGTACGGCGTCACCTTCTTCGCGATCATGATCCTCGCGGCGCTGCAGTCCGTGCCCGACGACGTCTACGAGGCGGCAGCGCTGGACGGCTCCGGCAAGATCCGCACCCTGTTCAGCATCACGATCCCGTACATCAGCACGACGCTGGCGCTCACGGTGCTGCTGCGCGTGATCTGGATCTTCAACTTCCCCGACATCATCTGGGCGATGACCGGCGGCGGACCCGCCAACCAGACGCACATCATCACCACCTGGATGATCGCGATCACGCAGCGCGGCGACTACGGGCAGGCCTCCGCCCTCGGCCTCATCGTCGTCGCGATCCTGCTGGTGTTCTCCGCCTTCTACCTGATGGCCATCCGCGAGAAGAAGGGGGCACGCTCATGA
- a CDS encoding ABC transporter substrate-binding protein, whose protein sequence is MTKRKLLAGLGLGLVTALALSGCSAPAGDGKVTLQMVESLTSPARTELLTKLIGEFEAQNPDINVDLISPPTDQADQKIQQMLQSGSGVDVLEVRDLTVGPFSANGWLSDMTGEFDGWDGWDSLTSNAQSVATAGGKMYFVPYGFYGISLFYRTDMVKDAGFDGAPVSWDDIVEQATAIQDPGANQYGYAFRGGKNGYTNAVLAISAYVAGDIDVTNAYRLKNGDSIFSAPEALDAMDTYLTLFKQASPPSSVAWGYPEMVEGFTNGSTGFLLQDPEVIAAVTESKAITAEQWNTAPMLVGPGGKATQPLATAGWGTAEASEHKAESARLIQFLNSGDASIEFTQKNSLVPILTGASDDPFYKTGAWASYLYMNENPDVYITAEQPRGVAWFTEWADKADTELQQVLIGQMTNKELLASWDSYWAEKWAAE, encoded by the coding sequence ATGACGAAACGGAAACTTCTTGCCGGTCTCGGGCTTGGCCTGGTGACTGCTCTCGCGCTCAGCGGCTGCTCCGCTCCCGCCGGTGACGGGAAGGTGACGCTCCAGATGGTCGAGAGCCTGACCAGTCCCGCCCGCACCGAACTGCTCACCAAGCTCATCGGCGAGTTTGAGGCGCAGAACCCCGACATCAACGTCGACCTGATCTCGCCGCCCACCGACCAGGCAGACCAGAAGATCCAGCAGATGCTGCAGTCCGGCTCCGGCGTCGACGTGCTCGAGGTGCGCGACCTCACCGTCGGGCCCTTCTCGGCCAACGGCTGGCTCAGCGACATGACCGGCGAGTTCGACGGCTGGGACGGCTGGGACTCGCTCACCAGCAACGCCCAGAGCGTCGCGACCGCCGGCGGCAAGATGTACTTCGTGCCCTACGGCTTCTACGGCATCAGCCTCTTCTACCGCACCGACATGGTGAAGGACGCCGGCTTCGACGGCGCCCCGGTGAGCTGGGACGACATCGTCGAGCAGGCCACGGCGATCCAGGACCCGGGCGCCAACCAGTACGGCTACGCCTTCCGCGGCGGCAAGAACGGCTACACCAACGCGGTGCTCGCCATCTCGGCCTACGTCGCCGGTGACATCGACGTCACCAACGCGTACCGCCTGAAGAACGGCGACTCGATCTTCTCCGCACCGGAGGCGCTCGACGCGATGGACACCTACCTCACGCTGTTCAAGCAGGCCTCTCCGCCGTCGTCCGTCGCCTGGGGCTACCCCGAAATGGTCGAGGGCTTCACCAACGGCTCCACCGGATTCCTGCTGCAGGACCCGGAGGTCATCGCCGCCGTCACCGAGTCGAAGGCGATCACCGCCGAGCAGTGGAACACCGCTCCGATGCTCGTGGGCCCGGGCGGCAAGGCCACCCAGCCGCTGGCGACGGCCGGCTGGGGCACGGCAGAGGCCAGCGAGCACAAGGCCGAGTCGGCCCGCCTGATCCAGTTCCTGAACTCCGGCGATGCCTCGATCGAGTTCACGCAGAAGAACAGCCTGGTCCCGATCCTGACCGGCGCATCCGACGACCCGTTCTACAAGACCGGCGCGTGGGCCAGCTACCTCTACATGAACGAGAACCCGGACGTCTACATCACCGCCGAGCAGCCGCGCGGCGTCGCCTGGTTCACCGAGTGGGCCGACAAGGCAGACACCGAGCTGCAGCAGGTGCTGATCGGTCAGATGACGAACAAGGAACTTCTCGCCAGTTGGGACTCCTACTGGGCCGAGAAGTGGGCGGCTGAGTAG
- a CDS encoding aminotransferase class V-fold PLP-dependent enzyme, protein MTSTNAPIRPSAALAPSPLTLPGGAPAAAAWTLSESALHINHGSFGAVPRVAQLHQNELRAEMDADPVAWFSFLPERIGAVRREIADFVGAPAEHTAIVPNASAGATVVYSSLPMERGAEIVVTDHGYGAVTMGAERMARRHGGTVVTAHVPLHATPAEAHDAVMAVCSDKTRLIVIDHITSATARFMPVAEIAASARARGIVTLVDGAHVPGLYDSPLEGVECDFWIGNLHKFACAPRGTAVLLAPTELNSVLYPLVDSWGSPLEFPERFDTQGTLDLTSYLAAPTATGFIADTWGWGQARSYISELADYAEEIVATAFAERTGQDHRVDVGSPVNALRLVRLPEGLAGSHPTADALRNRVVSEFGIEGAFTSFGGVGYFRLSAHVYNTAADFEEFVERMVPTLCDWARDAER, encoded by the coding sequence ATGACTTCGACGAATGCGCCAATCCGGCCCTCAGCCGCACTCGCCCCGAGCCCGCTGACGCTGCCGGGCGGCGCGCCAGCCGCAGCGGCGTGGACGCTCTCGGAGAGTGCGCTGCACATCAACCACGGCTCGTTCGGCGCCGTGCCGCGCGTGGCCCAGCTGCACCAGAACGAGCTGCGCGCCGAGATGGATGCCGACCCCGTTGCGTGGTTCAGCTTCCTGCCCGAGCGCATCGGTGCCGTGCGCCGCGAGATCGCCGACTTCGTCGGCGCGCCAGCCGAGCACACGGCCATCGTGCCGAATGCCAGTGCTGGCGCCACCGTCGTCTACTCGAGCCTGCCCATGGAGCGCGGGGCCGAGATCGTGGTCACCGACCACGGCTACGGCGCCGTCACGATGGGCGCCGAGCGCATGGCCCGCCGCCACGGCGGCACCGTGGTCACCGCGCACGTTCCGCTGCACGCGACGCCGGCCGAGGCGCACGACGCAGTCATGGCGGTCTGCTCGGACAAGACCCGGCTCATCGTGATCGACCACATCACCTCGGCGACCGCGCGCTTCATGCCCGTCGCAGAGATCGCGGCATCCGCCCGCGCCCGCGGCATCGTCACCCTGGTCGACGGCGCCCACGTGCCCGGCCTCTACGACAGCCCGCTCGAGGGCGTCGAGTGTGACTTCTGGATCGGCAACCTGCACAAGTTCGCCTGCGCGCCGCGCGGGACGGCGGTGTTGCTGGCCCCCACCGAGCTCAACAGCGTGCTCTACCCGCTGGTGGACTCCTGGGGCTCGCCCCTCGAGTTCCCGGAGCGCTTCGACACCCAGGGCACACTCGACCTCACGAGCTACCTGGCCGCGCCGACCGCGACCGGCTTCATCGCCGACACCTGGGGCTGGGGTCAGGCCCGCAGCTACATCAGCGAGCTCGCTGACTACGCCGAGGAGATCGTGGCGACGGCGTTCGCCGAGCGCACCGGCCAGGACCACCGCGTCGACGTCGGCTCCCCGGTCAACGCGCTGCGCCTGGTGCGGCTGCCTGAGGGCCTGGCCGGCTCGCACCCGACCGCCGACGCCCTGCGCAACCGGGTGGTCAGCGAGTTCGGCATCGAGGGCGCGTTCACCAGCTTCGGCGGTGTCGGCTACTTCCGGCTCTCCGCCCACGTCTACAACACCGCAGCAGACTTCGAAGAATTCGTGGAGCGCATGGTCCCAACGCTCTGCGACTGGGCGCGCGATGCCGAGCGTTGA
- a CDS encoding FadR/GntR family transcriptional regulator yields MDDAFHGLRQMIASGELQPGQQFPSEAQLCDRLQVSRGSLREGVRMLGALGVIESRHGSGTYVSALEPANIIGALGLTVGLMPLEGLIDMFESRRVLESHATSQAAANMTDAVAAELGGILDALELATEQEEASDLDAQFHEKITALAQNATIAELLRVFRSRSRSYQLFDLPAGPDIKAQSDLSHREILNALIARDPATAATAAASHVLQTERWAREHRPAATPGPLPVD; encoded by the coding sequence ATCGACGATGCATTCCACGGCCTGCGCCAGATGATCGCCTCCGGCGAGTTGCAGCCCGGCCAGCAGTTCCCCTCGGAGGCGCAGCTTTGCGACAGGCTCCAGGTCTCCCGCGGCTCGCTCCGCGAGGGCGTGCGCATGCTCGGCGCGCTCGGAGTGATCGAGTCCAGGCACGGCTCCGGCACCTACGTCTCCGCGCTCGAGCCGGCCAACATCATCGGGGCGCTCGGACTGACCGTCGGCCTGATGCCGCTCGAGGGGCTGATCGACATGTTCGAGTCGCGGCGCGTGCTCGAGTCGCACGCGACGTCGCAGGCCGCGGCCAACATGACGGATGCCGTGGCGGCCGAACTCGGCGGCATCCTCGATGCCCTCGAACTGGCCACCGAGCAGGAGGAGGCGTCGGACCTGGACGCCCAATTCCACGAGAAGATCACCGCGCTCGCCCAGAACGCGACGATCGCCGAGCTGCTGCGCGTCTTCCGCTCGCGCTCGCGCTCGTACCAGCTCTTCGACCTGCCGGCCGGGCCGGACATCAAGGCGCAGAGCGACCTCTCCCACCGCGAGATCCTCAACGCGCTGATCGCCCGCGACCCGGCGACGGCCGCGACGGCCGCCGCGTCGCACGTGCTGCAGACGGAGCGCTGGGCCCGGGAGCACCGGCCGGCCGCAACGCCGGGCCCGCTCCCGGTCGACTGA
- a CDS encoding aminoglycoside phosphotransferase family protein, with product MTADRTPQPTPDAVGRALLQSYAERWRAQPDGDAFATASSILQPVLWTPVAGAPRKAMLKLARPGAAGDEERAGFALQQWWGGDGAAMVFERGDDAVLLERALGRRSLAAMASRPSPADDDHALRLLCQSVARLHEPRPAPPALVSLERWFAELFEHADAGGAGYLRGADLAAELLDEPGDIVVLHGDVHHGNVLDFGERGWLAIDPKGLSGAPAFDYANMLCNPSPERAARPEVLARRAATVALASGIATGTLLRWAVAWTALSATWHRLGDDPAAAARKLAIGDTATRLLLDA from the coding sequence ATGACAGCAGATCGCACCCCGCAGCCGACCCCGGACGCCGTCGGCCGCGCACTCCTGCAGAGCTACGCAGAGCGCTGGCGCGCCCAGCCGGACGGGGACGCCTTCGCCACGGCATCCAGCATTCTGCAGCCGGTGCTCTGGACCCCCGTCGCCGGCGCCCCGCGGAAGGCCATGCTCAAGCTGGCGCGGCCCGGCGCGGCCGGCGACGAGGAGCGCGCGGGTTTCGCCCTGCAGCAGTGGTGGGGCGGCGACGGCGCGGCGATGGTGTTTGAGCGCGGTGACGATGCCGTGCTGCTGGAGCGGGCGCTCGGCCGGCGCTCGCTGGCCGCCATGGCCTCCCGGCCATCGCCGGCGGATGACGATCACGCGCTGCGCCTGCTCTGCCAGAGCGTTGCGCGCCTGCACGAGCCGCGCCCGGCCCCGCCGGCGCTGGTCTCGCTTGAGCGGTGGTTTGCGGAGTTGTTCGAGCACGCGGATGCCGGCGGTGCCGGCTACCTGCGCGGCGCCGACCTCGCCGCCGAGCTGCTGGACGAGCCCGGAGACATCGTGGTGCTGCACGGCGACGTGCATCACGGCAATGTGCTCGATTTCGGCGAGCGGGGCTGGCTCGCGATCGACCCGAAGGGGCTCTCCGGCGCGCCGGCGTTCGACTACGCGAACATGCTCTGCAACCCCTCGCCGGAGCGGGCCGCCCGCCCGGAGGTGCTCGCCCGCCGGGCGGCGACGGTGGCGCTGGCATCCGGGATCGCCACGGGCACCCTGCTGCGCTGGGCCGTGGCCTGGACGGCCCTCTCGGCGACCTGGCATCGGCTCGGTGACGACCCTGCCGCGGCCGCCCGAAAGCTCGCCATCGGCGACACAGCCACCCGCTTGCTGCTCGACGCCTGA
- a CDS encoding GNAT family N-acetyltransferase, with amino-acid sequence MLEIRPYRPSDRAAVYHICVRTADAGGDARGQYSSDDLMPDVYAGPYLEYAPELVSIVAAGDQAVGYLLAVADTADFVRWHRENWLPGFAQRHAGEPADAAEAGVVESGLHPERMLIAELDAYPAHLHIDLLPEAQGQGLGRVLIDGLRAALHERGVAGLHLGFAPQNAGAAAFYGRLGFHSLPSSSAEAPLVGIATAP; translated from the coding sequence ATGCTGGAGATCCGCCCCTACCGCCCGAGTGACCGCGCCGCGGTCTATCACATCTGTGTGCGCACCGCCGACGCCGGCGGCGACGCGCGCGGCCAGTACAGCTCCGACGATCTGATGCCCGACGTGTACGCCGGGCCGTACCTGGAGTACGCGCCAGAGCTGGTGAGCATCGTCGCCGCCGGCGACCAGGCCGTCGGCTACCTGCTCGCGGTGGCCGACACCGCCGACTTCGTGCGTTGGCACCGAGAGAACTGGCTGCCGGGCTTCGCCCAGCGTCATGCGGGCGAGCCGGCGGATGCCGCGGAGGCCGGCGTCGTCGAGTCCGGGCTGCACCCGGAGAGGATGCTCATCGCCGAGCTCGACGCCTACCCGGCGCACCTGCACATCGACCTGCTCCCGGAGGCGCAGGGGCAGGGACTCGGCCGCGTGCTGATCGACGGCCTGCGCGCCGCGCTGCACGAGCGCGGCGTGGCCGGGCTGCACCTCGGTTTCGCCCCGCAGAACGCCGGAGCGGCCGCCTTCTACGGCCGGCTCGGCTTTCACTCGCTGCCCTCCAGCAGCGCCGAGGCCCCGCTCGTCGGCATAGCCACCGCTCCATAG
- a CDS encoding helicase HerA-like domain-containing protein gives MTDDAATADQLKAAQNAAAAAAEAARVLQAQAEEAIRKAQEAAAAALAAAEAAQAAAPAVSTGSPSGDPDLAGGGSPAGPLDAAHVETIRAGYGFEGPALEMGALVNGEALPEVQVRIPLAMTNRHGLVAGATGTGKTRTLQLLAEQLSSHGVSVFAADIKGDLSGIGTAGEANPKLLARTAGIGQDWTPDSFPVEYFSLGGVGRGVPIRATVTGFGPVLLSKVLGLNNTQESSLGLVFHYAEKSGLPLLDLTDLRAVLSYLISDDGKAELKELGGLSSATVGVILRELITFADQGADVFFGEPEIDTAEFLRQAADGSGVISLLEVPGVQDKPALYSTFLMWLLADLFNDLPEVGDLDKPKLVFFFDEAHLLFTGASKDFLAQITQTVRLIRSKGVGIFFVTQTPKDVPGDVLAQLGSRVQHQLRAFTPDDAKALRATVSTYPNSGYDLAEVLTTLGTGEAIVTVMNEKGAPSPVAWTRLRAPQGSMSPSPDAAIDAVIAASPLLAKYGTALDRDSAREILTRKLADAAAKADAAQQAEDKAAADAEYATAQAAIAAEQAKAEKKAQAEYDRLLKKTSGTARSTKQQKTVLEEVLGSSATKSVLTAVIGGIFGTRKRR, from the coding sequence ATGACGGATGACGCGGCCACGGCCGATCAGCTCAAGGCAGCGCAGAACGCCGCGGCGGCCGCCGCCGAGGCAGCCCGGGTGCTGCAGGCGCAGGCGGAAGAGGCGATCAGGAAGGCACAGGAGGCCGCGGCCGCAGCGCTCGCCGCGGCCGAGGCCGCACAGGCGGCCGCGCCGGCGGTTTCGACAGGCTCACCCAGCGGGGACCCAGACCTAGCCGGTGGGGGTTCGCCGGCGGGCCCGCTGGATGCCGCGCACGTCGAAACCATCCGGGCCGGTTACGGCTTCGAGGGCCCGGCGCTGGAGATGGGCGCCCTGGTCAACGGCGAGGCGCTGCCCGAGGTGCAGGTGCGTATCCCGCTGGCCATGACCAACCGGCACGGGCTCGTCGCCGGCGCCACCGGAACGGGCAAGACCCGCACCCTGCAGCTGCTCGCCGAGCAACTCTCCAGCCACGGCGTCTCCGTGTTCGCTGCCGACATCAAGGGCGACCTCTCCGGCATCGGCACGGCCGGCGAGGCCAACCCCAAACTGCTCGCGCGCACCGCAGGCATCGGCCAGGACTGGACCCCGGACAGCTTCCCTGTCGAGTACTTCTCGCTCGGCGGCGTCGGCCGGGGCGTGCCGATCCGCGCCACGGTCACCGGCTTCGGCCCCGTGCTGCTCAGCAAGGTGCTCGGCCTGAACAACACGCAGGAGTCCAGCCTCGGCCTCGTCTTCCACTACGCCGAGAAGTCCGGCCTGCCGCTGCTCGACCTGACCGACCTGCGCGCCGTGCTCTCCTACCTGATCAGCGACGACGGCAAGGCCGAGCTCAAGGAACTGGGCGGCCTCTCCAGCGCGACGGTCGGCGTCATCCTGCGCGAGCTCATCACCTTCGCCGACCAGGGCGCCGACGTCTTCTTCGGCGAGCCCGAGATCGACACCGCCGAGTTCCTGCGCCAGGCGGCCGACGGCTCTGGCGTCATCAGCCTGCTTGAGGTGCCCGGCGTGCAGGACAAGCCGGCGCTGTACTCCACCTTCCTGATGTGGCTGCTGGCCGACCTGTTCAACGACCTGCCAGAGGTCGGCGACCTCGACAAGCCCAAGCTGGTGTTCTTCTTCGACGAGGCACACCTGCTCTTCACCGGGGCCTCCAAGGACTTCCTCGCCCAGATCACCCAGACGGTGCGGCTGATCCGTTCCAAGGGCGTCGGCATCTTCTTCGTCACGCAGACCCCGAAAGACGTGCCGGGCGATGTGCTCGCCCAGCTCGGCTCCCGCGTGCAGCACCAGCTGCGCGCCTTCACCCCGGATGACGCGAAGGCACTCCGCGCCACCGTCTCGACGTACCCGAACTCCGGCTACGACCTCGCCGAGGTGCTCACCACGCTCGGCACCGGCGAGGCCATCGTCACCGTCATGAACGAGAAGGGCGCGCCGAGCCCCGTCGCCTGGACCCGGCTGCGCGCGCCGCAGGGCTCGATGTCGCCGTCACCGGATGCCGCCATCGACGCCGTGATCGCGGCATCCCCCCTGCTCGCCAAATATGGCACAGCCCTGGACCGCGACTCCGCGCGGGAGATCCTCACCCGCAAGCTGGCGGATGCCGCGGCGAAGGCCGACGCCGCCCAGCAGGCCGAGGACAAGGCCGCGGCCGACGCCGAGTACGCCACGGCGCAGGCGGCGATCGCAGCCGAGCAGGCGAAGGCCGAGAAGAAGGCGCAGGCCGAGTACGACCGGCTGCTGAAGAAGACCTCGGGCACGGCCCGCTCCACGAAGCAGCAGAAGACCGTGCTCGAGGAGGTGCTGGGCTCGAGCGCGACCAAGTCGGTGCTCACCGCGGTGATTGGCGGCATCTTCGGCACCCGAAAGCGCCGGTAA
- a CDS encoding saccharopine dehydrogenase family protein: protein MRILLVGAGGVGDAIAKIAARRSFYELIVVSDFDESRAERTIAAIAARHGEESAQRFRAEQIDASDPYAVESLVREHRISHVMNAVEPKFVPTIFAGALAAGANYLDMAMSLSEPHPTDPHRQTGVKLGDDQFAQAPDWQKLGQLALVGMGVEPGLSDVFARYASDHLFSEIDELGTRDGANLVVRDDEGNEMFAPSFSIWTTIEECLNPPVIWQKDEGWFTTPPFSEPEVFVFPEGIGPVECVNVEHEEVLLMPRWLDAKRVTFKYGLGAEFIGVLKTLHLLGLDSTLPLRVRGADAAGVAGPVEVAPRDVVAAALPDPASIGPRMSGKTCAGVWVTGTGLDGEPREVYLYHVSDNEWTMREYDAQCVVWQTAMNPVIALELLATGVWKGSGVLGPEAFDAAPFLELMARPLDEGGYDQPWGLDERTPTRAG, encoded by the coding sequence ATGCGCATCCTCTTGGTCGGCGCGGGGGGAGTGGGTGACGCGATCGCCAAGATCGCGGCCCGCCGCAGTTTCTACGAGCTGATCGTGGTGAGCGACTTCGACGAGTCCCGTGCGGAGCGCACCATCGCCGCGATCGCGGCCCGGCACGGCGAGGAGTCCGCGCAGCGCTTCCGCGCCGAGCAGATCGACGCCTCCGACCCCTATGCGGTCGAGTCCCTCGTGCGCGAACACCGCATCAGCCACGTGATGAACGCCGTCGAGCCCAAGTTCGTGCCGACGATCTTCGCCGGCGCCCTCGCCGCCGGGGCGAACTACCTCGACATGGCCATGAGCCTCAGCGAGCCGCATCCGACCGACCCGCACCGCCAGACGGGCGTCAAACTCGGCGACGACCAGTTCGCGCAGGCGCCGGACTGGCAGAAGCTGGGCCAGCTCGCCCTCGTCGGCATGGGCGTCGAGCCGGGCCTCAGCGACGTCTTCGCCCGGTACGCCAGCGACCACCTGTTCAGCGAGATCGACGAGCTGGGCACCCGGGACGGCGCCAACCTGGTCGTGCGCGACGACGAGGGCAACGAGATGTTCGCGCCCTCGTTCTCGATCTGGACCACCATCGAGGAGTGCCTGAACCCGCCCGTGATCTGGCAGAAGGACGAGGGCTGGTTCACCACGCCGCCCTTCTCCGAGCCGGAGGTCTTCGTGTTCCCGGAGGGCATCGGGCCCGTCGAGTGCGTCAACGTGGAGCACGAGGAGGTGCTGCTGATGCCGCGCTGGCTGGACGCCAAGCGCGTCACCTTTAAATACGGTCTGGGCGCCGAGTTCATCGGGGTACTGAAGACGCTGCACCTGCTGGGCCTGGACTCGACCCTTCCGCTGCGCGTGCGCGGTGCGGATGCCGCAGGCGTCGCGGGCCCCGTCGAGGTCGCCCCACGCGACGTCGTCGCGGCCGCCCTGCCCGACCCGGCCAGCATCGGCCCGCGCATGTCCGGCAAGACCTGCGCCGGAGTCTGGGTAACGGGAACCGGCCTCGACGGCGAGCCGCGCGAGGTCTACCTGTACCACGTGAGCGACAACGAGTGGACGATGCGCGAGTACGACGCCCAGTGCGTGGTCTGGCAGACGGCCATGAACCCGGTGATCGCACTCGAGCTGCTCGCCACCGGCGTGTGGAAGGGCAGCGGGGTGCTCGGCCCGGAGGCCTTCGACGCCGCCCCCTTCCTCGAGCTGATGGCACGGCCGCTCGACGAGGGCGGATACGACCAGCCCTGGGGCCTCGACGAGCGCACGCCCACCCGGGCTGGCTGA
- a CDS encoding phosphatase PAP2 family protein: MTAASGIRTHSPRRRPLIVGAAAVLLAVLLGAGIMLLNGGAPLAIDAAWQSFMVSMRSPFTEGLALFLNSFGGGIVAVLVVPLSIVAMLLLLRRPWAALFSVATALAGTLGVQLLKNLFARPRPEDILVHSDFGSFPSGHTANAAVIAVTLSLLFPVVWVRIAGVAYVLLMAWSRTLLGAHWLSDTVGGALIGAGVVLLLWAFSARWLEAERLARARARPAD; this comes from the coding sequence ATGACGGCAGCGAGCGGCATCCGCACACACAGTCCCCGGCGTCGCCCGCTGATCGTCGGTGCCGCCGCGGTTCTGCTCGCGGTGCTGCTCGGCGCGGGCATCATGCTGCTGAACGGCGGCGCGCCGCTCGCGATCGACGCGGCGTGGCAGAGCTTCATGGTGTCGATGCGCTCGCCGTTTACCGAGGGGCTCGCGCTCTTCCTCAACTCTTTCGGCGGCGGCATCGTGGCGGTGCTCGTCGTGCCGCTCTCGATCGTCGCGATGCTGTTGCTGCTCAGGCGACCGTGGGCCGCGCTGTTCTCGGTCGCGACGGCGCTCGCCGGCACGCTCGGCGTGCAGCTGCTCAAGAACCTCTTCGCCCGGCCGCGACCGGAGGACATCCTGGTGCACTCCGACTTCGGCTCCTTCCCCTCCGGGCACACCGCCAACGCCGCCGTGATCGCGGTGACGCTCTCCCTGCTCTTCCCCGTGGTGTGGGTGCGCATCGCCGGGGTGGCCTACGTGCTGCTGATGGCGTGGAGCCGCACGCTGCTCGGGGCGCACTGGCTGAGCGACACCGTCGGCGGGGCGCTCATCGGCGCCGGCGTCGTGCTGCTGCTCTGGGCGTTCAGTGCCCGCTGGCTGGAGGCGGAGCGGCTGGCGCGGGCGCGGGCACGCCCGGCAGACTGA